A stretch of DNA from Dehalococcoidia bacterium:
GAGATAGTCGCGGGTCGACTGCCCTCCAGGGTAGTCCACGAAGAGGCTGACATCCTGGTGTTCAAGAACCGCTTGAACTGGTACGACGTTCAGCTACGACCCAGGAGGAGCTATGGGTAAGCGGGGAGATGCTGGCTCGCATGGGGCAGATTGCGGTCGAACTCGGGAGCGAGTCCTGCCCAAACGGCTACAGGACCGTCTCCAACTTCGGTGACGATGGCCAACAGTCTCAAATTCACGGCCATGTCCACTTGATCGGCGGCGAACCGCTCGGCCTCTACGTGAATGGGACGCTCCCGCCAAAGGCTCTCCACTACCTACGCCAGTCTGAAAATCCGAGCTAGCCTGATCGCCATCATCAGGATCGGCATCAGCAGGTCGCGCAACCTGAAGACGAGGTACGTGACCGGAGCCGCGATAGCAGCCCCAGCGAAAATGTCCAGCGGGTAGTGTACGCCCGCATACACTCGCGCCAGGCCATATAGTATCGCCGCCGCAAGGGCGAAGTAGCCGAGCCTGCGGTTGACTCCCCATATGCCAAAGGCCAGTCCGAATACCGCTGCGACGGCGTTCGAGGGAAACGAGGAGTCCGTCGGCTCGTAGAACAGCAGCGAGACATCGTTGTCCACGAATGGCCTTGGTCTGAAGTAGAAGAGGTTGAGGATGAATACGACGGAGTTGGACAACGCCATCGACGCGAGGGCCACGAATACGCCAAGCTGCCGCTGCACTCTGAGCTCACGGTCCGGATCTATGAACCACATGAAGATGAGCATAAGCGCAAGCGCGATTGGCATCAGGTAGTCGCTGACAACCCACTG
This window harbors:
- a CDS encoding phosphatase PAP2 family protein, with translation MPEALNAVDTDLFMLMNGFVGTAPFIDRVAQWVVSDYLMPIALALMLIFMWFIDPDRELRVQRQLGVFVALASMALSNSVVFILNLFYFRPRPFVDNDVSLLFYEPTDSSFPSNAVAAVFGLAFGIWGVNRRLGYFALAAAILYGLARVYAGVHYPLDIFAGAAIAAPVTYLVFRLRDLLMPILMMAIRLARIFRLA